In Anaerolineae bacterium, the genomic stretch TGGTCAACATCTGGCTGGGCATTCCCTTTATGATGGTCATTTTGCTGGGGGGATTGCAAAGTATCTCGCGCGAATATTACGAAGCCGCGGAAATTGATGGGGCCGGCGGCTGGGGACAATTCAGAAATATCACCCTGCCTTTGCTGCAACCGGTGATGACCCCGGCCATTATCCTGGGCACAATCTGGACCTTCAACAACTTCAATGTGCCCTTCTTTATCAACCAATTTGAACTGGAAACCAGTGATATTTTGGTGACGGCCCTCTTCCGGGCGGCGTTCCAGTATAACCGTTATGGCTTCTCTGCCGCCTTTGCCTTTGTCATTTTTATCATTCTATTGCTCTACTCCATTTTTTACATCCACGTCACCGGCACCTTAAAGGAGGTGAAACTATGAGCGTTACTGCCAAACAAACCGGCGCCTTTAGCAGCTTTTTTAAAGCCCGGCGCGGCGATAGCCCATTTAAACGATTATTGATCCACCTGACCCTGATCTTTAGCTCCATCATTGCCGTTTACCCGGTATTGCGGGTGGTCAGCGTTTCCCTTCGCCCCGGCAACCGGCTGCTCTCCACCTCGCTGGCCATCATCCCGGAAGATGCCACGTTAGATAACTACGTTACCGTTTTGCTTGATCAAAACTTGCTGTTATGGGTATGGAACAGCCTGGCCATTACCGTTTCCACCGCCATCATTGGCGTTATTCTGGCCTCCACCTCGGCCTACGCCTTTTCGCGCTGGAAATTTCCGGGGCGCACCAGCGGCCTGATCTTTCTACTGGCCACCCAAATGATCCCGGCCGCCATGCTGATGGTGCCCATTTTCATCCTGGCCGTGCGATTGAACCTGGTGGGTACCTACCGCGGCCTGGTCATTGCCTATTCGGTCAGTTCAATCCCCTTCAGTATCTGGATTCTAAAAGGCTACTACGACACTATCCCCCTTGATCTG encodes the following:
- a CDS encoding sugar ABC transporter permease; amino-acid sequence: MSVTAKQTGAFSSFFKARRGDSPFKRLLIHLTLIFSSIIAVYPVLRVVSVSLRPGNRLLSTSLAIIPEDATLDNYVTVLLDQNLLLWVWNSLAITVSTAIIGVILASTSAYAFSRWKFPGRTSGLIFLLATQMIPAAMLMVPIFILAVRLNLVGTYRGLVIAYSVSSIPFSIWILKGYYDTIPLDLEEAAMIDGAGRLSAFYRIILPLSTPALAIVFLFSFMTAWNDYLLARVLLANATAIWTWPLGLQSLQGQFQTAWGQFAAGSVLVTIPVLVLFLYSSRWLISGLTLGGVKG